A section of the Salmo trutta chromosome 4, fSalTru1.1, whole genome shotgun sequence genome encodes:
- the dhcr24 gene encoding delta(24)-sterol reductase — protein MDPLLYLGGLVVLFLLWIKVKGLDYVIVHQRWIFVCLFLLPLSVIFDVYYYLRAWLIFKMCSAPKQHDQRVRNIQRQVREWRKEGGKTHMCTGRPGWLTVSLRVGKYKKTNKNIMINMMDILEVDTQRQVVRVEPLVNMGQITALLNSLGWTLPVLPELDDLTVGGLVMGTGIESSSHIYGLFQHICVAFELVLADGSLVRCTEEQNSDLFHAVPWSCGTLGFLVAAEIKIVPARLWVRLQYEPIRGLENICRRFSEASEDKNNTFVEGLQYSLDEAVIMTGTMTDTAEPDKINRIGLHYKPWFFKHVERYLSENKKAVEYIPLRHYYHRHTRSIFWELQDIIPFGNHPVFRWLFGWMVPPKISLLKLTQGETIRQLYEQHHVVQDMLVPMKHIQTAIARFHQDIHVYPLWLCPFVLPPGRGMVHPKGEEAELYVDIGAYGEPRVKHFQAKASCRQLEQFVREVHGFQMLYADVYMERSEFWEMFDGTLYHRLRKELGCQDAFPEVYDKICKAARH, from the exons ATGGATCCGTTGCTGTATCTTGGTGGACTGGTAGTACTATTTCTGTTGTGGATCAAGGTGAAAGGCTTAGACTACGTCATCGTTCATCAGAGATGGATATTCGTCTGTCTGTTTCTGCTGCCGCTCTCAGTCATATTTGATGTGTATTATTACCTGCGCGCGTGGCTCATCTTCAAGATGTGTTCTGCGCCTAAACAGCACGACCAGCGCGTACGGAACATCCAGAGACAA gTGCGCGAATGGAGGAAGGAGGGGGGGAAAACCCACATGTGTACAGGTCGTCCAGGCTGGCTGACTGTCTCTCTCAGAGTGGGGAAATACAAGAAGACCAATAAGAACATAATGATCAACATGATGGACATACTGGAGgtggacacacagagacag GTGGTTCGTGTGGAGCCCctggtcaacatgggccagataACTGCTCTCCTCAACTCCCTGGGCTGGACTCTGCCTGTGCTGCCAGAACTGGACGACCTCACTGTCG gaggtCTTGTGATGGGTACAGGTATTGAGTCATCCTCTCATATCTATGGACTCTTCCAGCACATCTGTGTTGCCTTTGAGCTGGTGCTGGCTGATGGCAGCCTGGTCCGCTGTACTGAG GAGCAGAATTCTGACCTGTTCCACGCGGTTCCTTGGTCCTGTGGAACTCTGGGGTTCCTGGTTGCCGCGGAAATAAAGATCGTCCCTGCGAGGTTGTGGGTTCGTTTGCAGTATGAGCCAATCAGAGGGCTGGAGAACATCTGCCGTCGGTTCAGTGAGGCGTCTGAGGACAAGAACAACACATTTGTAGAAGGACTGCAGTACTCACTGGATGAAGCTGTTATCATGACTGGCACTATGACTGACACCGCTGAACCCGACAAG atcaACAGGATCGGCCTGCACTATAAGCCTTGGTTCTTCAAGCACGTTGAGAGATACTTGTCAGAGAACAAGAAAGCAGTAGAGTACATCCCTCTACGCCACTACTACCACAGACACACACGATCCATCTTCTGGGAgctccag GACATCATCCCGTTTGGTAACCACCCAGTGTTCCGCTGGTTGTTTGGCTGGATGGTTCCTCCTAAGATCTCTCTGTTGAAGCTGACCCAGGGAGAGACCATCAGACAGCTGTATGAGCAGCACCATGTTGTCCAGGACATGCTGGTCCCCATGAAACACATCCAGACCGCTATCGCACGCTTCCACCAGGACATCCAT GTGTACCCTCTGTGGTTGTGTCCGTTCGTGCTCCCCCCGGGCCGGGGGATGGTTCATCCTAAAGGTGAGGAGGCAGAGCTGTATGTGGACATCGGAGCGTATGGAGAACCCAGAGTTAAACACTTCCAGGCTAAAGCCTCGTGTagacagctggagcagtttgTCAGAGAGGTGCACGG gttCCAGATGCTGTATGCTGATGTGTACATGGAGCGCAGTGAGTTCTGGGAGATGTTTGACGGGACGTTGTATCACCGTCTGAGGAAGGAGCTTGGCTGTCAGGACGCTTTCCCCGAGGTCTACGACAAGATCTGCAAAGCTGCACgacactga